A window of the Streptomyces finlayi genome harbors these coding sequences:
- a CDS encoding lysophospholipid acyltransferase family protein: MTDATGAPTPRGAAVGRGIGIGLMYGLFKPRVLGAWRVPAAGPVILAVNHAHNIDGPMLMGTAPRPVHFLIKKEAFVGPLDPFLRGIGQLRVDRTAVDRTAITHALGVLGNGGVLGIFPEGSRGEGDFASLRAGLAYFAVRGGAPIVPVAVLGSTESRGRLISALPPLRSRVDVVFGDAFQAGDGSGRRTRAALDEATVRIQGRLTAHLENARRLTGRRVTLE; encoded by the coding sequence GTGACCGACGCCACGGGGGCGCCCACGCCGCGCGGAGCGGCCGTCGGGCGAGGGATCGGCATCGGGCTGATGTACGGGCTGTTCAAGCCCCGCGTACTCGGCGCGTGGCGGGTTCCCGCCGCCGGACCCGTCATACTCGCGGTGAACCATGCGCACAACATCGACGGACCGATGCTGATGGGCACCGCGCCCCGGCCCGTCCACTTCCTGATCAAGAAGGAGGCGTTCGTCGGCCCGCTCGACCCGTTCCTGCGCGGAATCGGTCAGCTGAGAGTGGACCGTACGGCCGTCGACCGCACCGCCATCACCCATGCGCTCGGCGTACTGGGGAACGGCGGGGTGCTGGGGATCTTCCCCGAGGGCTCCAGGGGCGAGGGCGACTTCGCTTCCCTGCGTGCCGGGCTCGCGTACTTCGCGGTACGCGGCGGGGCGCCGATCGTCCCGGTGGCCGTTCTGGGAAGCACGGAGAGCCGGGGACGGTTGATATCGGCGTTGCCTCCGCTGCGCAGCCGGGTCGATGTCGTCTTCGGCGACGCCTTCCAGGCCGGCGACGGAAGCGGGCGCCGGACGCGTGCGGCGCTGGACGAGGCGACCGTACGCATCCAGGGCCGGCTGACCGCCCACCTGGAAAACGCCAGGCGCCTCACCGGGCGCCGGGTGACACTTGAGTAG
- the der gene encoding ribosome biogenesis GTPase Der, producing the protein MNDQIHSDGSDHEHGALGDAEYAEFMELAAQEGFAPEDVEGALGEAGHGPLPVLAVVGRPNVGKSTLVNRILGRREAVVQDKPGVTRDRVSYEAEWAGRRFKLVDTGGWEQDVLGLDASVAAQAEYAISTADAVVFVVDATVGATDTDEAVVRLLRKAKKPVVLCANKVDGQSGEADATALWSLGLGQPHPVSSLHGRGTGDMLDAVLEALPEAPEQTFGTAIGGPRRIALIGRPNVGKSSLLNKVANEDRVVVNAMAGTTRDPVDELIELGGITWKFIDTAGIRRKVHLQEGADYYASLRTAAAVEKAEVAVILIDASESISVQDQRIVTMAVEAGRAIVLAFNKWDTLDEERRYYLERDIETELAQVAWAPRVNVSAVTGRHMDRLVPAIETAIAGWETRIPTGRLNAFLGEIVASHPHPIRGGKQPRILFGTQAGIKPPRFVLFASGFLEHGYRRFVERRLREEFGFEGTPIHISVRVREKRGRNK; encoded by the coding sequence ATGAACGACCAGATTCACTCCGACGGCTCGGACCACGAGCACGGAGCACTTGGCGATGCCGAGTACGCGGAGTTCATGGAGCTCGCCGCGCAGGAGGGGTTCGCTCCCGAGGACGTCGAGGGCGCTCTCGGTGAGGCCGGTCACGGACCGCTTCCCGTCCTCGCCGTCGTCGGCCGCCCGAACGTCGGCAAGTCGACCCTGGTGAACCGCATCCTCGGCCGTCGCGAGGCCGTCGTGCAGGACAAGCCGGGTGTCACCCGTGACCGCGTCAGCTACGAGGCCGAATGGGCCGGCCGCCGCTTCAAGCTCGTCGACACCGGTGGCTGGGAGCAGGACGTGCTGGGGCTCGACGCCTCGGTGGCCGCCCAGGCCGAGTACGCGATCTCGACGGCCGACGCCGTCGTCTTCGTCGTCGACGCGACCGTCGGCGCCACCGACACCGACGAGGCGGTCGTGAGGCTGCTGCGCAAGGCCAAGAAGCCCGTCGTCCTGTGCGCCAACAAGGTCGACGGACAGAGCGGCGAGGCCGACGCCACCGCGCTCTGGTCGCTCGGTCTCGGTCAGCCGCACCCGGTCTCCTCGCTGCACGGCCGCGGCACGGGCGACATGCTCGACGCCGTGCTGGAAGCGCTCCCCGAGGCCCCCGAGCAGACTTTCGGCACGGCCATCGGCGGCCCGCGCCGCATCGCGCTGATCGGCCGTCCGAACGTCGGGAAGTCCTCGCTCCTGAACAAGGTCGCCAACGAGGACCGAGTCGTCGTCAACGCCATGGCGGGCACCACGCGTGACCCGGTCGACGAGCTGATCGAGCTCGGCGGCATCACCTGGAAGTTCATCGACACGGCCGGCATCCGCCGCAAGGTCCACCTCCAGGAGGGCGCCGACTACTACGCCTCGCTGCGTACCGCGGCCGCCGTGGAGAAGGCCGAGGTCGCCGTCATCCTGATCGACGCGAGCGAGTCCATCAGCGTCCAGGACCAGCGCATCGTCACCATGGCAGTGGAGGCGGGCCGCGCGATCGTGCTGGCCTTCAACAAGTGGGACACCCTCGACGAGGAGCGCCGCTACTACCTGGAGCGGGACATCGAGACGGAGCTCGCGCAGGTCGCCTGGGCGCCCCGTGTCAATGTCTCGGCCGTCACCGGCCGGCACATGGACCGTCTGGTCCCGGCGATCGAGACCGCCATCGCCGGCTGGGAGACCCGCATTCCCACCGGCCGGCTGAACGCCTTCCTCGGTGAGATCGTCGCCTCGCACCCGCACCCGATCCGGGGCGGCAAGCAGCCCCGCATCCTGTTCGGCACGCAGGCGGGCATCAAGCCGCCGCGGTTCGTGCTCTTCGCCTCCGGCTTCCTGGAGCACGGCTACCGCCGCTTCGTCGAGCGCCGCCTGCGCGAGGAGTTCGGCTTCGAGGGCACCCCGATCCACATCTCGGTCCGGGTCCGCGAGAAGCGCGGCCGCAACAAGTAA
- a CDS encoding LysM peptidoglycan-binding domain-containing protein, translating into MPHPCFRPAAPPPSVPVAGVLLSLALLFAPSAALAAPPPPVPTPGAPASGPPGAFRPGGYACDASKGPWDCVAACESGGDWQADTGNGYYGGLQFRQSTWEEHGGRDHAPRADLATREERIQVAEKVLGTQGWGAWPHCGAPYRSLGQVHTVRRGETLSSIAADYGVEGGWRALYRANSRKIGPDPDRLIPGTVLVIGVQ; encoded by the coding sequence ATGCCGCACCCGTGCTTCAGGCCCGCAGCCCCGCCCCCGTCCGTCCCGGTGGCGGGGGTCCTCCTCTCTCTCGCGCTGCTGTTCGCGCCATCGGCCGCGCTGGCCGCACCGCCGCCCCCGGTGCCGACCCCCGGCGCACCCGCGAGTGGCCCGCCCGGTGCGTTCCGGCCCGGTGGTTACGCCTGTGACGCGAGCAAGGGGCCCTGGGACTGCGTGGCCGCCTGCGAGAGCGGTGGTGACTGGCAGGCCGATACGGGCAACGGTTACTACGGCGGGCTCCAGTTCCGGCAGTCGACCTGGGAGGAGCACGGCGGCCGGGACCACGCTCCGCGCGCCGACCTGGCGACCCGTGAGGAACGGATCCAGGTCGCCGAGAAGGTGCTGGGAACCCAGGGCTGGGGTGCCTGGCCGCACTGCGGAGCCCCGTACCGCAGCCTGGGTCAGGTGCATACCGTCAGGCGCGGCGAGACGCTCAGCTCCATCGCCGCCGACTACGGGGTGGAGGGGGGCTGGCGGGCGTTGTACCGCGCCAACTCCCGGAAGATCGGCCCCGATCCGGACCGGCTGATTCCGGGAACAGTGCTGGTCATCGGCGTGCAGTGA
- a CDS encoding glycosyltransferase: MHISFLLHNAYGIGGTIRTTFNLAGQLAEHHDIEIVSVFRHRDAPTLGAPPGVRLRHLVDLRKKSPSYDGDAPEHAGPATVFPRGDSRHKQYSKLTDARIADHLQSLDADVVVGTRPGLNVHISRQARRGPVRVAQEHLTLGSHPYRLRREIGHRYGLLDAVTTVTKADAEDYRTRLRLPGVRIEAIANSVPAPAGPPADGDEKWVVAAGRLHRVKRYDLLIAAFADVAAVRPDWRLRIYGNGDATGNEQQALRRLIGELGLQEQVFLMGAVHPMEAEWPKGSIAAVSSERESFGMTIVEAMRSGLPVVATDCPYGPAEIIDDGTDGRLVPVGDKAALTAALLALMEDDGLRHRMGRAALASSARFDPASIAERYVGLFTELVALGARGRSQSALRTALHRSRGTVLDGAYALRYMAADVIRRGRAA; encoded by the coding sequence ATGCACATCTCATTTCTGCTCCACAACGCGTACGGCATCGGGGGAACGATCCGTACGACGTTCAATCTGGCCGGCCAGCTGGCCGAGCACCACGACATCGAGATCGTCTCGGTCTTCCGGCACCGTGACGCGCCCACGCTGGGGGCTCCCCCGGGGGTCCGGCTGAGGCATCTCGTCGACCTGCGCAAGAAGAGTCCGTCCTACGACGGCGACGCACCCGAACACGCCGGACCCGCCACGGTGTTCCCGCGCGGTGACAGCAGGCACAAGCAGTACAGCAAGCTCACCGACGCCCGGATCGCGGACCATCTGCAGTCGCTGGACGCCGACGTCGTCGTCGGTACCCGGCCCGGCCTCAACGTCCACATCAGCCGGCAGGCGAGGCGCGGACCAGTGCGTGTCGCGCAGGAACACCTGACGCTCGGCAGCCACCCGTACCGGCTGCGCCGCGAGATCGGCCACCGCTACGGACTGCTCGACGCCGTCACCACCGTGACGAAGGCCGACGCCGAGGACTACCGGACCCGGCTGCGACTGCCCGGAGTCCGGATCGAGGCCATCGCCAACAGCGTCCCGGCGCCCGCCGGCCCGCCCGCGGACGGCGACGAGAAGTGGGTCGTCGCAGCAGGCCGGCTGCACCGGGTCAAACGGTACGACCTGCTGATCGCCGCCTTCGCGGACGTGGCGGCCGTACGGCCGGACTGGCGGCTCCGGATCTACGGAAACGGTGACGCGACGGGCAACGAGCAGCAGGCACTGCGCCGGCTCATCGGCGAACTGGGGCTCCAGGAGCAGGTGTTCCTGATGGGCGCGGTGCACCCGATGGAGGCCGAGTGGCCCAAGGGCTCCATCGCCGCGGTGTCTTCGGAACGCGAGTCCTTCGGAATGACCATCGTCGAGGCGATGCGCAGCGGACTGCCGGTCGTGGCCACCGACTGTCCCTACGGCCCGGCGGAGATCATCGACGACGGCACCGACGGCCGGCTGGTGCCGGTGGGGGACAAGGCCGCGCTCACCGCCGCCCTGCTCGCCCTGATGGAGGACGACGGGCTGCGCCACCGCATGGGCCGCGCCGCCCTGGCCTCCTCGGCCCGGTTCGACCCGGCCAGCATCGCGGAGCGCTACGTGGGGCTGTTCACGGAACTGGTCGCACTAGGCGCGCGTGGCCGCTCGCAGAGCGCGCTGCGCACCGCGCTGCACCGCTCCCGCGGCACCGTGCTCGACGGGGCGTACGCGCTGCGTTACATGGCGGCCGATGTGATCCGCAGGGGAAGGGCCGCCTGA
- a CDS encoding helix-turn-helix transcriptional regulator, whose translation MLETSARLLRLLSLLQAHRDWSGADLADRLGVTPRTVRRDVDKLRVLGYPVHAHPGTGGGYQLGAGAELPPLLLDDEEAVAVAVGLRTAAGHGVEGIGETSVRALAKLEQVLPSRLRRRVSALGAFTVPMLRGPETSTVDPGVLTELAGACRDSERLRFDYRDHGGSATRRTVEPHRLVCTERRWYLVGWDVDRADWRTFRADRITLTPPHGPRFEPRPAPAEDLAAYVSRGVSSSVYAVRAVVRLRVPIERAAERVSPSWGVLEAVDEHSSLLRTGAASLDVLVIHVMLIGLDFEVVEPPELTEAIRTARDRLTRALG comes from the coding sequence ATGTTGGAGACCTCGGCACGACTGCTGCGCCTGCTCTCACTGCTGCAGGCCCACCGGGACTGGTCAGGAGCCGATCTGGCGGACCGCCTCGGCGTGACACCCCGTACCGTCCGCCGCGACGTCGACAAGCTGCGCGTACTCGGCTATCCGGTCCACGCGCATCCGGGCACGGGAGGCGGTTACCAGCTCGGCGCGGGGGCCGAGCTGCCCCCGCTGCTCCTGGACGACGAGGAGGCGGTGGCGGTCGCCGTGGGGCTGCGTACGGCGGCCGGCCACGGTGTCGAGGGCATCGGCGAGACCTCCGTCCGGGCACTCGCCAAGCTCGAACAGGTGCTGCCGAGCCGGCTGCGGCGCCGGGTGAGCGCGCTCGGCGCCTTCACCGTGCCCATGCTGCGCGGCCCGGAGACGTCCACGGTCGACCCCGGCGTACTCACCGAGCTGGCCGGAGCCTGCCGGGACAGTGAGCGGCTGCGGTTCGACTACCGCGACCACGGCGGTTCGGCGACGCGCAGGACCGTCGAACCGCACCGGCTGGTGTGCACGGAGCGCCGCTGGTATCTGGTCGGCTGGGATGTGGACCGTGCCGACTGGCGCACGTTCCGCGCGGACCGCATCACGCTGACCCCGCCCCACGGCCCCCGGTTCGAGCCCCGCCCCGCTCCCGCGGAGGACCTGGCGGCGTACGTCTCCAGGGGAGTCTCCTCCTCGGTCTACGCGGTGCGGGCGGTCGTCCGGCTGAGGGTTCCGATCGAACGGGCGGCCGAGCGGGTCTCGCCCTCCTGGGGGGTACTGGAGGCGGTCGACGAGCACAGCTCCCTGTTACGTACGGGGGCGGCGAGCCTGGATGTGCTCGTGATTCACGTGATGCTCATCGGCCTCGACTTCGAGGTGGTCGAGCCCCCGGAACTCACGGAGGCGATCAGGACGGCCAGGGACCGTCTCACCCGGGCACTGGGCTGA
- a CDS encoding I78 family peptidase inhibitor, with protein MAPTPTPPAQPEDSPQSYVGLDAAAAELQARGRGWKTVRALPPGSIITMEFMRGRINFEVDGAAVTRCWVG; from the coding sequence ATGGCACCTACACCGACTCCTCCCGCACAGCCGGAAGACAGCCCTCAGTCGTACGTCGGCCTCGATGCCGCCGCCGCCGAGCTGCAGGCCAGGGGCCGCGGCTGGAAGACCGTCAGGGCGCTGCCTCCGGGCTCGATCATCACCATGGAGTTCATGCGGGGGCGGATCAACTTCGAGGTCGACGGGGCAGCCGTCACCCGCTGCTGGGTCGGCTGA
- a CDS encoding phosphatase PAP2 family protein, producing the protein MRTDIFARLDREPEPPKIEIPRMSRHRIALFGGTLAFYLAIVFAVLVSSWLVALDWKVMLFRPYQQWPELHAFLDYYVVLGQRGPTAVMVACWLGWRSWRQHTLRPLLTLGTSLLLLNVTVGAVKIGLGRLGPHYATQIGSAEMFAGGDIFPSGHTANAVVTWGILAYLATTPRARRYLSALSATVSLGVGLTTVYIGTHWLSDVLLGWAAGLLIMLGLPWFEPVITRAEAWIFAVREQWRARRRPAPVLPVAVGGPQPVLLAQSLVIEGAGDTEETGPPLGAAGHAAVSTRPRAHTVRSERTPVTPAGSRRPPHADRAPRAGTANTTPARPLGGS; encoded by the coding sequence GTGCGTACCGACATCTTTGCCCGTCTGGACCGGGAGCCGGAACCGCCGAAGATAGAGATCCCGCGGATGAGTCGCCACCGCATCGCTCTCTTCGGCGGGACTTTGGCGTTCTATCTCGCCATCGTCTTCGCCGTGCTGGTCTCGTCCTGGCTGGTGGCCCTCGACTGGAAGGTCATGCTGTTCCGGCCCTACCAGCAGTGGCCCGAACTCCACGCCTTCCTCGACTACTACGTCGTACTGGGGCAGCGGGGCCCGACCGCCGTCATGGTGGCCTGCTGGCTGGGCTGGCGGTCCTGGCGCCAGCACACCCTGCGTCCGCTGCTCACCCTCGGCACCTCCCTGCTGCTGCTCAACGTGACGGTCGGCGCCGTCAAGATCGGCCTCGGACGGCTCGGGCCGCACTACGCGACACAGATCGGCTCCGCCGAGATGTTCGCGGGCGGAGATATATTTCCTTCGGGTCACACCGCCAACGCCGTCGTGACCTGGGGAATCCTCGCCTACCTGGCCACTACTCCACGGGCCAGGCGCTACCTGTCGGCCCTGTCGGCGACGGTCTCGCTGGGCGTCGGACTCACCACCGTCTACATCGGCACCCACTGGCTCAGCGATGTACTGCTGGGCTGGGCGGCGGGCCTGCTGATCATGCTGGGCCTGCCGTGGTTCGAACCGGTGATCACCCGTGCCGAGGCGTGGATCTTCGCGGTGCGCGAGCAGTGGCGCGCACGCAGGCGCCCGGCCCCGGTCCTACCCGTCGCCGTCGGCGGGCCGCAGCCCGTGCTGCTTGCGCAGTCGCTCGTCATCGAGGGCGCCGGGGACACCGAGGAGACGGGACCGCCCCTCGGCGCGGCCGGTCACGCGGCGGTCAGCACCCGGCCGCGGGCCCACACGGTGCGCTCCGAGCGGACCCCGGTCACCCCGGCCGGCTCACGCCGCCCGCCGCACGCGGACCGTGCCCCCCGGGCAGGCACGGCCAACACCACCCCGGCCAGGCCCCTGGGCGGGAGCTGA
- a CDS encoding MFS transporter translates to MSGTTTAGIRLRETGTGVNRWVVLVVLCLSLLVVALDATVLHVAVPAVTEDLRPSAVGLLWIVDAYPLACASLLILFGTLGDRIGRRKVLLFGYALFGVASAVAAMADTAAVLVAARALLGVGGAMIMPATLSILRQVFPDRRERALAIGVWTAVAAVGAAAGPVIGGFLVEHFWWGSVFLINIPLMAVMLPLGRRLLPESRGAGDGPWDVVGALLAAAGVLGVVLGVKRLGGGDLLGVATIAPLVLGAALLVLFVRRQKRRAHPLIDTTMFSRPAFSTAVGCIVLAMLALVGLELIAVQYLQLVLGLSPLETGLRLLPLTFAAMAAGATGSYTLRRVGPRGMVCGGFVLTAAAVLLLTMMGQHDRPFLMTAGFVMLGFGLQSTLFGAYESMLSEVPAERAGGAAAIGETSYQLGAGMGIALLGSVMNAAYAPGLAGLHGRGVPAEAGAAASNSLGEAYQVAGQLGGPMGALLRTTARYAFMTGLHLTLLVSAALLLLGALAALRLPKVMDCTPLQSCRSREQPVAAPRPMRAEERPEPKLSLPSRREPAEATGSGRAAH, encoded by the coding sequence ATGTCTGGGACGACCACGGCCGGAATCCGGCTGCGTGAAACAGGCACCGGCGTCAATCGCTGGGTCGTGCTGGTCGTCCTCTGCCTCAGTCTCCTCGTCGTCGCCCTTGACGCGACGGTCCTCCATGTCGCGGTTCCCGCGGTCACCGAGGATCTGCGGCCCAGTGCCGTGGGTCTGCTCTGGATCGTGGACGCCTACCCGCTGGCGTGTGCCTCGCTGCTGATTCTCTTCGGCACGCTCGGTGACCGGATCGGCAGGCGCAAGGTCCTGCTGTTCGGTTACGCGCTGTTCGGTGTCGCCTCGGCGGTCGCCGCGATGGCGGACACCGCCGCCGTCCTCGTAGCGGCCCGCGCCCTGCTAGGCGTCGGCGGCGCGATGATCATGCCGGCGACGCTCTCGATCCTTCGCCAGGTCTTCCCGGACCGCCGGGAGCGGGCCCTCGCCATCGGCGTGTGGACGGCGGTCGCGGCGGTCGGTGCCGCAGCCGGGCCGGTGATCGGCGGTTTCCTGGTCGAGCACTTCTGGTGGGGCTCCGTCTTCCTGATCAACATCCCGCTGATGGCCGTCATGCTGCCGCTCGGCCGCCGGCTGCTGCCGGAATCCCGCGGCGCCGGCGACGGCCCGTGGGACGTGGTCGGCGCGCTGCTGGCCGCCGCCGGTGTGCTCGGTGTCGTCCTCGGGGTGAAGCGGCTGGGCGGCGGGGACCTCCTGGGCGTCGCGACGATCGCTCCGCTGGTGCTCGGTGCCGCGCTGCTCGTCCTCTTCGTGCGCAGGCAGAAGCGCCGTGCGCATCCCCTGATCGATACGACGATGTTCTCCCGCCCCGCGTTCAGTACGGCGGTGGGCTGCATCGTCCTCGCGATGCTCGCCCTGGTCGGCCTGGAGCTGATCGCCGTCCAGTACCTCCAGCTGGTCCTCGGTCTGAGCCCGCTGGAGACCGGCCTTCGGCTGCTTCCGCTGACCTTCGCCGCGATGGCGGCGGGCGCCACCGGCTCGTACACCCTGCGTCGCGTCGGCCCCCGCGGCATGGTCTGCGGCGGCTTCGTGCTGACGGCGGCCGCGGTGCTGCTGCTGACCATGATGGGGCAGCACGACCGGCCCTTCCTGATGACCGCCGGTTTCGTGATGCTCGGCTTCGGGCTGCAGTCCACGCTCTTCGGCGCGTACGAGTCGATGCTGAGCGAGGTGCCCGCCGAGCGGGCGGGCGGCGCGGCGGCGATCGGCGAGACGTCCTACCAGCTGGGTGCCGGAATGGGCATCGCGCTGCTGGGCAGCGTCATGAACGCCGCCTACGCACCGGGCCTCGCGGGGCTGCACGGCCGGGGCGTGCCCGCCGAAGCCGGTGCGGCGGCCTCGAACTCGCTCGGCGAGGCGTACCAGGTGGCGGGGCAGCTCGGCGGCCCGATGGGCGCCCTGCTTCGGACCACCGCCCGGTACGCCTTCATGACCGGTCTCCACCTCACGCTCCTGGTCAGTGCGGCTCTCCTGCTGCTCGGTGCGCTGGCCGCGCTGCGGCTGCCGAAGGTCATGGACTGCACGCCCCTGCAGTCCTGCCGGTCCCGTGAACAGCCCGTCGCCGCACCCCGCCCCATGCGCGCCGAGGAGCGTCCCGAGCCGAAGCTGTCGCTGCCTTCGCGGCGTGAACCCGCCGAGGCGACCGGCTCTGGACGAGCGGCACACTGA
- a CDS encoding acyl-CoA dehydrogenase family protein — MSTTPPSKPSKLPPFDPTDPIGVDDLLGPEDLAIRDTVRAWAADRVLPHIAQWYESGELPGIRELARELGSLGALGMSLEGYGCAGATAVQYGLACLELEAADSGIRSLVSVQGSLAMYAIHRFGSEEQKRQWLPGMAAGEIIGCFGLTEPDHGSDPAGMRTYARRDGDDWVLDGRKMWITNGSVAGVAVVWAQTDEGTAGAGIRGFVVPTATPGFSAPEIKHKWSLRASVTSELVLDGVRLPADAVLPGATGLRGPLSCLSHARYGIVWGAMGAARASFEAAVDYAKTREQFGKPIGGFQLTQAKLADMAVELHKGILLAHHLGRRMDAGTLRPEQVSFGKLNNVREAIEICRTSRTILGANGISLEYPVMRHATNLESVLTYEGTVEMHQLVLGKALTGLDAFR, encoded by the coding sequence ATGTCCACCACGCCGCCCTCGAAGCCGTCGAAGCTTCCGCCGTTCGACCCCACCGACCCGATCGGCGTCGACGATCTGCTGGGCCCCGAGGACCTCGCGATCCGCGACACCGTCCGGGCCTGGGCCGCCGACCGCGTACTGCCGCACATCGCGCAGTGGTACGAGAGCGGCGAGCTGCCCGGTATCCGCGAGCTCGCCAGGGAGCTGGGCTCGCTCGGCGCCCTCGGCATGTCCTTGGAGGGATACGGCTGCGCGGGCGCCACCGCCGTCCAGTACGGGCTGGCGTGTCTGGAACTGGAGGCGGCCGACTCCGGAATCCGCTCCCTCGTCTCCGTGCAGGGCTCGCTCGCCATGTACGCGATCCACCGCTTCGGCTCCGAGGAACAGAAGCGGCAGTGGCTGCCCGGCATGGCGGCGGGCGAGATCATCGGCTGCTTCGGGCTCACCGAGCCGGACCACGGCTCCGACCCGGCGGGGATGCGTACGTACGCCAGGCGCGACGGCGACGACTGGGTGCTCGACGGCCGCAAGATGTGGATCACCAACGGGTCGGTCGCCGGGGTCGCCGTCGTCTGGGCGCAGACCGACGAGGGCACGGCCGGCGCCGGAATCCGCGGCTTCGTCGTGCCGACCGCCACCCCGGGCTTCTCCGCACCCGAGATCAAGCACAAGTGGTCGCTGCGTGCCTCCGTCACCAGCGAGCTGGTCCTCGACGGCGTACGGCTGCCTGCGGACGCGGTCCTGCCCGGGGCCACCGGTCTGCGGGGCCCGCTGAGCTGTCTCAGTCATGCCCGGTACGGGATCGTCTGGGGTGCGATGGGCGCGGCGCGCGCCAGCTTCGAGGCCGCGGTCGACTACGCGAAGACCCGGGAGCAGTTCGGCAAGCCGATCGGCGGCTTCCAGCTCACCCAGGCCAAGCTCGCGGACATGGCCGTCGAACTGCACAAGGGCATCCTGCTCGCCCACCATCTGGGCCGGCGGATGGACGCGGGCACCCTCCGCCCCGAACAGGTCAGTTTCGGAAAGCTCAACAACGTGCGGGAGGCCATCGAGATCTGCCGCACCTCACGCACGATCCTCGGCGCCAACGGGATCTCGCTCGAATACCCGGTGATGCGCCACGCGACGAATCTCGAGTCGGTCCTCACCTACGAGGGGACCGTGGAGATGCACCAGCTGGTGCTGGGCAAGGCGCTCACCGGTCTGGATGCCTTCCGGTAG
- a CDS encoding cell division protein SepF — MGSVRKASAWLGLVEDNDERYYDDEYSEGAETGTGQAWVTDPRVQVASETAEEKGRRIATVTPDSFRDARGIGELYRDGVPVIVNLTAMDPADAKRVVDFAAGLTFGLRGSIERVATRVFLLTPADTKVLNGEAAGRPADGFFNQS; from the coding sequence ATGGGATCGGTGCGCAAGGCGAGTGCGTGGCTGGGCCTCGTAGAGGACAACGACGAGCGGTACTACGACGACGAGTACTCCGAAGGTGCTGAGACCGGTACGGGCCAGGCGTGGGTGACCGACCCGCGCGTGCAGGTGGCCTCCGAGACGGCCGAGGAGAAGGGCCGCCGGATCGCGACCGTGACCCCTGACAGCTTCCGGGACGCACGGGGCATCGGTGAGCTCTACCGGGACGGGGTCCCGGTGATCGTCAATCTCACGGCCATGGACCCTGCCGACGCCAAGCGCGTCGTGGACTTCGCCGCGGGTCTGACCTTCGGACTGCGCGGCTCGATCGAGCGCGTGGCGACCCGGGTCTTCCTGCTGACCCCTGCCGACACGAAGGTACTCAACGGCGAAGCCGCCGGCCGCCCGGCCGACGGCTTCTTCAACCAGAGCTGA